Part of the Aquimarina sp. TRL1 genome, TTGCTTTTAAGTTACTCTCGATATGACAAATTTTAAGCTTTCTTCCTTGTTCCAGCATTTTCTTCTCTGATTGCAGGAAATTATATACATACCGCTTAGCTACCTGATAGATTAAAAAGTTCTTTCCTCTTTTTATATCCAGACTGGAATATACTTTTTTAAACTCAGAAGTAACTTCCTGATCGATTATATCCATCATTTTTTTGACATCAGTAACTGTAAGAAATTTTCCTTCAAAGGGTTTGTAAAAATTCTCTAATGTATTATGAATGACTGTTCCTAGGGTATTAGCTGCAATTGTCTCTTCTACTTCTTCCTTTTCTTTAATTCCTAAAACATATTTGTAATAAAAATCTATTGGATTTCGAATGTAGGATGTCAGAGCAGATGGAGATAATCCATACGAGGCAAGTTTTTGTAATCTGCCTATCACTGTTTCTGTTTTTTCTACCGTTAGTAATGCTGTTTGTATCTTTGGAACTTCTGAAGAAATCAGTTGCTTTTTTATATGATGTGCTGGTCTTCTGTCTTTATCAAGCTGTCTTAAAAACCTACTTTTTTCTCCTCCGCCAACACCATCATTTTCTGTATTATATAACAGATAAATATTTTTAGCTCTTTGTATTAACCGATAAAAATGATACGTATAAATAGCATCCTTTTCTTTATAGGTAGGTAAATCAAATGCTTTTTTTAAATCATAAGGTATAAATGAATTAGTACTTTTACCTGCCGGTAGCACCCCTTCATTTACAGATGTAATAATCACTGTTTCAAAATCCAGGCATCTGGACTCCAACATCCCCATTAACTGCAATCCTCTAAAAGGTTCTCCTCTAAAATCCAGCGTATCTGTCGTCAGTATATCTTTATAAAACTGATGAAGAGACTGTATGGTATTTAGATATGTATATGAATCATTCAGAATAGTTAACTTATTAAAGATTGTATAGAAATGATAAATGTATTCGAGCTCTAATGCATTTCGCTCTCTGTCTAAATTTTGTTTTAACTGTTTTATTAATTGTTGACAAATCAACAAAGCCGATCGAGTATCTTTCCAACCGGAATACAATAGTTTTAAAGCTGTTTTTTTTTCTTGCTCTATTTTATCCTCTATTTGATCATAGGCAACAAATACCATATTCTCTTTAGAAACCACTTCTATAACCTTGCTGGCTGTATCTCCCAACAACCAATAGGAAGCGGGATTATTCAGGAGTTCTAATAAGGATTTATAATAAACTCCTTGTGGGTTGGATACTTTATGAATTGCAAACAACAATTCGAAAAAAGAAGCAATAGGAGTTTCTTTTAGAGGCATCCCCATTGTAATATTCAAAGAGTTAATTGTTTCCGGCAATGCATTAAGAACCGGTAACAGCAAACTTTCATCCGCTAAAACAACCGCGGTATTCTCCATCTCCTCTACTGGAATTGTCGTCAGTAGTTCTCCTACGTATTTTGCCTGCCCTACATTTTTGGGAGCACCAATTATTTTTATGTTTTTTTCCTTCGAAAATTTATCAGTAATCCATTCAAAAGGTGCTTCTTTATAAAAACTCCAATTTTTCTGATATCCACGTAAGAACAAAGATGCTTCATGATATTTATTTTCCATAAAGAAACAGTCTGCATCCCAGAATACTCGTGCTTTCTCACTTTCTAAAAGTTCTTGAATAATTGTTTGCTCTGCATTATTTAATGCATTAAACCCTACAAAAACATGGTTCCTTTCTGTTGTGCTTTTATAGGTTTGAATATTTTCAGAAGCTCTTCTATACAATAATCCCTGATACCCTACTCCTTTGCGAATTAACGCATCTCTAAATGCTATATAATAGTCTAATAAACACTCCCAAAAACTGATGTAGTTTTTTATTAACTGTGTTTTTTCTTCTTGTAAATACCAATGATTAATATCCTGTATTCCCGACAGGTAAGAAAAAAAGCTAACATAATCTACACAGTATCTATCAATCTCATTAAAATCATAGATTAATGTTTGTGCCCAACCACAAAAAGTATCCAGGTTTTCTTTTTCTAACGTAGTATGTGTATGCAAATATGCATCATAGAATTCGAAGAGTGTTTCTGTATTGTCGATTTGTCTCAATCCTGATAATTCCTCTATAAATTCTTCTATACTAATAATCTCAGGCGCAAATACTGTTTTGTCTTTATACAATGCTAAAAGTTCTTTTTTCAAGAACAATCCCGCTCGCTTACTTGGTACAATAAAAGACACTTCGCTTATATCTTTTTCTGTATCCTTTATATCCAGTAATACTTCTTCTAAAAAACTTTTCACTTTATAAAAATAAAAAACGCTCCGATTAGATCGGAGCGTTTTCGCTTATAATTTTCAGTTATTGAATCTCCTTATTTTACTAAGTTGATTTCAACACGTCTGTTTTGTTTTCTACCAGCTCTTGTCGCGTTAGTAGCGATTGGCTTTTCTTCTCCATACCCTTTAGCTGATAATCTAGACTGATCGATTCCGTTGTTTACTAAGAAATCTTTTACAGAATTTGCTCTAGACTCAGATAATCTTTGGTTTGTAGTAGCTCTACCTTGAGAATCAGTGTGTCCTTCGATAGAGAAGTTTGCACTTGGGTATTCTTTAAGGATCTTGATGATATCTTGAAGAACATTGAAAGACTCAGACTTGATACTTGATTTTCCAGTATCGAATAAGATAGTCTTAGCGTATTCGTTAAGAGTAGCCTGTACTTCTTCAGTTACTTCTGGACATCCGTTGTTTGCAACAGTTCCAGGAACATCAGGACAGTTATCATCTTTATCTAATACTCCGTCATTATCTTTATCTTGGTAAGGACATCCGTTGTTTGCAGCAGGACCTGCTTCGTTTGGACAACCATCTTTACCATCAGTGATTCCATCACCGTCAGCATCAGGACATCCGTTAAGGCTAGCTAAACCAGAAACTGTAGGACAGTCATCTTTAGGATCTGGAACTCCGTCACCGTCAGTATCAGGACATCCGTTGAACTCAGCTGTACCAGCAACATCTGGACAGTCATCTTTTCCATCAACGATTCCGTCACCGTCAGTATCAGGACATCCGTTGAACTCAGCTAAACCAGGAACTTCTGGACACTCATCATCTTTGTCATATACTCCGTCACCATCAGTATCTTTACCTCCGAATGCGAAAGTAAGACCTGCAGAGTGCTGGAAGTGTGTAGGAGGATAGTTGCTTACCTCATAGTCTTCTAATACGTGCTTATAAGTAGACTGTACGTTTAATGCTAAATTTTCTGTTAACCAGAAGTTGATCCCTAAAGATCCGTTTACAGTTCCTACTCCTATTTCATCTATCCAAGTGTATCCACCACCTACACCTAAGTAAGGATCGAACCACTTAGCTTTTAAAGCATCTTTGAAGCTATAAGAGAATCTACCATCTAATGCATAGTAAGATAAATCATCTACACTTTGATCTTCTCCATTAAGTTCTCCCCAGTTGCTAATTTTATTAACTGATCCTTCAGCAGTAAAACTAAAACCACTTCCTATGTATCTTCCTACGGATAATTTAGACACTGATGGAAGAATATTCCAGTGGTCATTAGCATTAAAATATTCGTCAAAGATTTCACCTTGTACAGGTAAATCTCCTCCTGTAGGAAAGATGTCGACAGCATTAACGCCAATCGATACTGCCCAAGGGTTGTTTTGATCTTGTGCATTCGTTGTACTTAAGCCAAGTACTAACAACGAAGCCACTAAAAATCTGCTAAGATGTTTCATATTCAATAATTTAATTTTTACGTGTTAATTAGAGCAAATGTAATATGTTAAAAACTATTGTCAAAGACAAAACTAATAATTTTTTCCTAACATATCAGTATTCATCAATGCTTACAGGTTTTTTTATATCGGTAATTTGTTTTTTTAAACCCCTGTAAACTTGATAATTTTAGCTCCAAGAGATAAAACCAATCGTTATTATCCTTGTTAATAATCCTACAATTATAAGACAAAATTCTCTTTTACACCTAATTTTCTACCAGGAATTACCCAAATAATCGTTGTTTATACATATTTTAGGGTGATTGACTCATTAACATATATCAATACTCTTTCATATAAAAAGTATCCTAATTCTTCTATAAGCTGTCCATATTCATATACTTGTTCTGCGTGCGTACTATAAAACCCTCCGGTTTTATAATCGATAATTGTCGCTCGGTTGTTCGCATCAATTACTACTCTATCGGGTCGATACTCTCTTCCTCCAGACATAATACTCCGTTCGTTTAATACTGTATTTCCTTTTTGGAAATAAGGTAAGACTCCGGGATGCATTATTATCCTTATCAATTCATCCTGTATAATTGATTTTTCCTTTTCTCCGATCTCTCCATGTAAATATGCTTTCGTTATGACGTCTTCTACATCTTCTTTGGTTTGTATTCTGGACATCAATTCATGTAATAACGTTCCTTTTTCCTGGGCTTCTTTCTGGCTGGTATCCCATAATTTTCCTGCATTGGTAACTATAGAGATTTCATGCTTTTTAAAAACAGGGTCAAAACCGTGTAGCGTCACTTTTTCTGTATCGGTTTTTTCTTCTTCTTTGGATGCTGTTTTCTCAAAAACACCAAATCCATATTCTAATCGTGCTTCATTCCATTCTCCAATATGCTGTAAATAGGCAATTAACTTTCCCGAAATTTTATTGGGATTGTGCATTCCTTTTGTGTTTAGCTCTAGTTTGGAAACGACATATAATTGTTGCTCAGCTCTTGTCATCGCTACATAAAAGACATTAAATGCATCCAGTTCTAGCTGAGATTTTCTTTCTTCCACTATTTCTTTTCCTGTGGTTCCATATATTTCAATATCCTTATTATAGTTAATCAACACCTCATCAAAATCTCCTGTTTGTTCTTTTTCTACCGGGAACCATGTTTTAGGCTCTATTTCTCTATAAAAATCTGTATTTGCAAACGGGTAGATAACACAGGGAAACTCCAATCCTTTGGATTTATGAATCGTCATAATTGTTACAGCTTCTTCTCCCTCTGGAGCTATGATACTAATTGTATCTTTTTTTACTTCCCAATAGGTTAAAAAACCAAGCAATCCTTCTGTATTTTTTTGAGTAAAACTAAAGACTATATCCAGAAAAAACTGAACATATGCCGGTGCATTATTTCCTAGCGAGAAACACCTTATTATATATTCAACAGCTTCATACAGGGGTTTTATTCCTATATATTCAAAATCAAAATAAATTCCCAAACCCTGTAGCTCCTTACTAAAGCTTATACGATCAGAAAAAACATGTTTTTCTAAAAATGCATGTGTATTTGATACCCCATATGCTGATATGATAAAGTGAAGGATCTTTGTTTTGGTTATAAAATCCTTTGGATATACATACCATATTAACAAGTTTACAATAAACTGTACTTCGGTAGCTTTATTAATAAGAAGGGTTTCTGAAGAAATGATAGGAATATCTTTTTCGGTCAGGTAATCTGCTATAGACACTCCTTCTTTTTGCCTTCTGGTCAAAATACAAATATCATTTAATGAATACCCCTTTTCTACAAGTTCACTTACGATAGCATATGTTCTTTCTGCATAGGCAATATGTTCTTCTTCTATATTTTTTGCTTCGACAAAAGAAACATTAACATACCCTCCTTTTTTTGTGTTTACTTCTTGTTGATTTCCTGTTAGATACAATTCTTTATGCTTCAGGTTGCTAAAATCATTTGACAAGAAGGTAAACAAGTTATTATTAAACAGAATGACCTCTTTATGACTTCTGTAGTTCCTGGGAAGGTTCATCACCTCCTTTTCTTCTATAGAAAAAGGGTTCTTCTCCAAAGATAGCTCTATAAACTGTTCTGCTTTCCCTCCTCTCCATCTATATATAGCTTGTTTTGCATCCCCTACCACTGTAAGACTTCCTCTTTTACCATCTAGGGTTTCTGAAGATAGCGCATTATCGATTAAGGGAATCAGATTGTTCCATTGCATTTCTGAAGTATCCTGAAACTCATCTATAAAATAGTCCCGATATCGCTCTCCCAGGCGTTCATATATAAATGGTGCCGGCTGATCCTGAATTGCTTCACTAATGATAGTATTAAATTCTGAAATAAGAAGGATTCGTCTTTCTTTTTTTATTTCCTGCAGTTCCTTATGAATTGCATTCAACACGGATAATGGGGTTAGGTTTTTTATGATTTTATCAAACAAACTTGCTTTAATAATCATATTCTTAGTCTCTAAAAAGCACTGTTCTATCTCTGGTCTTATCTCATCGATCAAGTCTTTTTTTACCGCATCTAATTTTGCCCCATAAAAAGGAGTTGTGTCTATCGTTTGTTTCCAGGAAGCATTAAAATCCGGCGAGATATCCCCTGCGGCAAGTTTTTCAAAATATTTAGGTACCGATCCTCTTAAAAAATCTTTCTGATCTAAACCGATGTCTTGTATACGGGTATTTATTTTTTTTGCCTGCGAAATAATTACTTCTTTATATTCCAGGTATTTTTTTTGTAATTCCTTTTTATACGTATCAAAATCCGAAGCACTCTTTTGAGATAGTTTTTGCAGATGTTTTCTATCATTTTCTGAAAATAACAGTCTTGCTATTTTGTTTAGTTCCAGTGTTACATCCCAGCTTTTATCTTCCTCCATTTTCCCAAAAGCAAACTCTACTATTACTTTTGTCAACTCTTTATCTTCCCCTACTTTAGCAACTACAGCATCAACAGCTTCTTCTATCAACACCTCTGTATCCATTTCTATTTCAAAATTCATAGGAATTCCCAAATCATGAGAGAAGGTTCTGATAACTCTATGTGTAAATGTATCTATGGTTACAATA contains:
- a CDS encoding PD-(D/E)XK nuclease family protein, whose translation is MKSFLEEVLLDIKDTEKDISEVSFIVPSKRAGLFLKKELLALYKDKTVFAPEIISIEEFIEELSGLRQIDNTETLFEFYDAYLHTHTTLEKENLDTFCGWAQTLIYDFNEIDRYCVDYVSFFSYLSGIQDINHWYLQEEKTQLIKNYISFWECLLDYYIAFRDALIRKGVGYQGLLYRRASENIQTYKSTTERNHVFVGFNALNNAEQTIIQELLESEKARVFWDADCFFMENKYHEASLFLRGYQKNWSFYKEAPFEWITDKFSKEKNIKIIGAPKNVGQAKYVGELLTTIPVEEMENTAVVLADESLLLPVLNALPETINSLNITMGMPLKETPIASFFELLFAIHKVSNPQGVYYKSLLELLNNPASYWLLGDTASKVIEVVSKENMVFVAYDQIEDKIEQEKKTALKLLYSGWKDTRSALLICQQLIKQLKQNLDRERNALELEYIYHFYTIFNKLTILNDSYTYLNTIQSLHQFYKDILTTDTLDFRGEPFRGLQLMGMLESRCLDFETVIITSVNEGVLPAGKSTNSFIPYDLKKAFDLPTYKEKDAIYTYHFYRLIQRAKNIYLLYNTENDGVGGGEKSRFLRQLDKDRRPAHHIKKQLISSEVPKIQTALLTVEKTETVIGRLQKLASYGLSPSALTSYIRNPIDFYYKYVLGIKEKEEVEETIAANTLGTVIHNTLENFYKPFEGKFLTVTDVKKMMDIIDQEVTSEFKKVYSSLDIKRGKNFLIYQVAKRYVYNFLQSEKKMLEQGRKLKICHIESNLKAKVEIDELDFPVFIKGKVDRIDELDGMLRIIDYKTGKVVKNDVVLLDWEVLTEDFKNSKIIQVLAYAYMYFKEMGSVETMQGGIISFKNLKEGFLSFGKKETPRGKANIEITEDTFLAYLTQLKKLIVEIFDTKRPFIEKEV
- a CDS encoding OmpA family protein is translated as MKHLSRFLVASLLVLGLSTTNAQDQNNPWAVSIGVNAVDIFPTGGDLPVQGEIFDEYFNANDHWNILPSVSKLSVGRYIGSGFSFTAEGSVNKISNWGELNGEDQSVDDLSYYALDGRFSYSFKDALKAKWFDPYLGVGGGYTWIDEIGVGTVNGSLGINFWLTENLALNVQSTYKHVLEDYEVSNYPPTHFQHSAGLTFAFGGKDTDGDGVYDKDDECPEVPGLAEFNGCPDTDGDGIVDGKDDCPDVAGTAEFNGCPDTDGDGVPDPKDDCPTVSGLASLNGCPDADGDGITDGKDGCPNEAGPAANNGCPYQDKDNDGVLDKDDNCPDVPGTVANNGCPEVTEEVQATLNEYAKTILFDTGKSSIKSESFNVLQDIIKILKEYPSANFSIEGHTDSQGRATTNQRLSESRANSVKDFLVNNGIDQSRLSAKGYGEEKPIATNATRAGRKQNRRVEINLVK
- a CDS encoding exodeoxyribonuclease V subunit beta: MNNRYPFVIYNAAAGAGKTYTLVKAYLMTLLTGAFNDGYRNILAITFTNKAVAEMKTRVLESLIGISEPTPSSDYQLLLEDIAKEISSSPNTLKKKARKILESILHNYAAFDIVTIDTFTHRVIRTFSHDLGIPMNFEIEMDTEVLIEEAVDAVVAKVGEDKELTKVIVEFAFGKMEEDKSWDVTLELNKIARLLFSENDRKHLQKLSQKSASDFDTYKKELQKKYLEYKEVIISQAKKINTRIQDIGLDQKDFLRGSVPKYFEKLAAGDISPDFNASWKQTIDTTPFYGAKLDAVKKDLIDEIRPEIEQCFLETKNMIIKASLFDKIIKNLTPLSVLNAIHKELQEIKKERRILLISEFNTIISEAIQDQPAPFIYERLGERYRDYFIDEFQDTSEMQWNNLIPLIDNALSSETLDGKRGSLTVVGDAKQAIYRWRGGKAEQFIELSLEKNPFSIEEKEVMNLPRNYRSHKEVILFNNNLFTFLSNDFSNLKHKELYLTGNQQEVNTKKGGYVNVSFVEAKNIEEEHIAYAERTYAIVSELVEKGYSLNDICILTRRQKEGVSIADYLTEKDIPIISSETLLINKATEVQFIVNLLIWYVYPKDFITKTKILHFIISAYGVSNTHAFLEKHVFSDRISFSKELQGLGIYFDFEYIGIKPLYEAVEYIIRCFSLGNNAPAYVQFFLDIVFSFTQKNTEGLLGFLTYWEVKKDTISIIAPEGEEAVTIMTIHKSKGLEFPCVIYPFANTDFYREIEPKTWFPVEKEQTGDFDEVLINYNKDIEIYGTTGKEIVEERKSQLELDAFNVFYVAMTRAEQQLYVVSKLELNTKGMHNPNKISGKLIAYLQHIGEWNEARLEYGFGVFEKTASKEEEKTDTEKVTLHGFDPVFKKHEISIVTNAGKLWDTSQKEAQEKGTLLHELMSRIQTKEDVEDVITKAYLHGEIGEKEKSIIQDELIRIIMHPGVLPYFQKGNTVLNERSIMSGGREYRPDRVVIDANNRATIIDYKTGGFYSTHAEQVYEYGQLIEELGYFLYERVLIYVNESITLKYV